A stretch of Anaeromyxobacter dehalogenans 2CP-1 DNA encodes these proteins:
- a CDS encoding mechanosensitive ion channel family protein, whose amino-acid sequence MWERVQQVLAEAFGRLGAALAADLPALVAMVVVLGGGVLIAFAVRAGLRRLLARVGLDRRAREWGLTTGRGIEPQHEPSWLVARGAFWFLVLLAVALSLDVLGAATTTAVGHSLLAFLPRLVVGAVILIVGIGAARFLERSVLIGAVNLGIRQARPLSLAVKWFLLVLAAAMALEHVGVGGGLPTLAFAIVLGGLVLTASLALGLGARDAVSRALDRQLPAEGPRGAEDPRENPRRIQHL is encoded by the coding sequence ATGTGGGAGCGCGTGCAGCAGGTGCTGGCGGAGGCGTTCGGACGGCTGGGGGCGGCGCTGGCCGCGGACCTGCCGGCGCTCGTGGCCATGGTGGTGGTGCTCGGGGGTGGTGTGCTGATCGCCTTCGCGGTCCGCGCCGGGCTGCGCCGGCTCCTCGCCCGGGTGGGGCTCGATCGTCGGGCCCGCGAGTGGGGGCTCACCACGGGGCGCGGGATCGAGCCGCAGCACGAGCCCTCCTGGCTGGTGGCGCGCGGCGCGTTCTGGTTCCTGGTGCTGCTGGCGGTGGCGCTCTCCCTCGACGTCCTGGGCGCCGCCACCACCACCGCCGTGGGCCACTCGCTGCTCGCCTTCCTGCCGCGCCTGGTCGTCGGCGCCGTCATCCTCATCGTCGGCATCGGCGCGGCGCGGTTCCTCGAGCGCAGCGTGCTCATCGGCGCGGTGAACCTCGGGATCCGCCAGGCGCGGCCGCTGTCGCTCGCGGTGAAGTGGTTCCTGCTCGTGCTCGCGGCGGCCATGGCGCTCGAGCACGTCGGGGTCGGCGGCGGCCTGCCGACGCTGGCCTTCGCCATCGTGCTCGGCGGGCTCGTGCTCACCGCCTCGCTGGCGCTCGGCCTGGGCGCGCGCGACGCGGTCTCCCGCGCGCTCGACCGGCAGCTCCCGGCCGAGGGGCCGCGCGGCGCCGAGGACCCCCGCGAGAACCCACGGCGCATCCAGCACCTCTAG
- the malQ gene encoding 4-alpha-glucanotransferase produces the protein MRDRRSGILLHPTSLPGPHGAGDLGGAAHRFAGWLADAGQRLWQVLPLGPTGFGDSPYQALSSRAGNPLLVSLEVLRNEGWLEDGELAGAPAGEPGRADLHAALEWKRERLARAARAFRAGADGERAAELEDFRAREGAWLEDWALFAALKAAHGGRPWTAWPAPLARREPRALEAARARFADEVFAEVFAQFAFSRQWAALRARCRALGIELMGDLPIYVAHDSAEVWARPELFRLDASGEPSVVAGVPPDYFSATGQRWGNPLYDWEAVAREGWRFWIERVRGTLALVDRIRLDHFRGFEAYWEIPAGAPTAERGRWVPGPGARLFEALLRALGPLPFVAENLGVITPEVEALRRRFGLPGMAILQFAFGEDPQAPTFQPHNYAPDLVAYTGTHDNDTVAGWWRGGAGDSVRTAEAVAREKAFALEYLGVDGRDVPGAMIRAVLGSVADTAVFPLQDALGLGSEARMNTPATLGGNWRWRVREDALDAGLADRLRRLATVYGRAPAQAGLRSSNQK, from the coding sequence ATGCGCGACCGCCGCTCCGGCATCCTGCTCCACCCGACCTCGCTGCCCGGCCCCCACGGCGCGGGCGACCTCGGCGGCGCGGCGCACCGCTTCGCGGGGTGGCTCGCCGACGCCGGCCAGCGGCTGTGGCAGGTGCTGCCGCTCGGCCCGACCGGCTTCGGCGACTCGCCGTACCAGGCGCTCTCCTCGCGCGCCGGGAACCCGCTGCTGGTCTCGCTGGAGGTGCTCCGCAACGAGGGCTGGCTCGAGGACGGCGAGCTCGCCGGGGCCCCCGCCGGCGAGCCGGGGCGGGCCGACCTCCACGCGGCGCTGGAGTGGAAGCGCGAGCGGCTGGCGCGCGCGGCGCGGGCGTTCCGGGCCGGCGCCGACGGCGAGCGCGCGGCGGAGCTGGAGGACTTCCGCGCGCGCGAGGGGGCGTGGCTGGAGGACTGGGCGCTGTTCGCGGCGCTGAAGGCGGCGCACGGCGGCCGGCCCTGGACGGCCTGGCCGGCGCCGCTCGCCCGGCGCGAGCCGAGGGCGCTCGAGGCGGCGCGGGCGCGCTTCGCGGACGAGGTGTTCGCCGAGGTGTTCGCGCAGTTCGCCTTCTCCCGCCAGTGGGCGGCGCTGCGCGCTCGCTGCCGCGCGCTCGGGATCGAGCTGATGGGCGACCTGCCCATCTACGTGGCCCACGACTCGGCGGAGGTGTGGGCGCGGCCGGAGCTGTTCCGGCTCGACGCCTCCGGCGAACCGTCGGTGGTCGCGGGCGTCCCGCCGGACTACTTCAGCGCCACCGGCCAGCGCTGGGGGAACCCGCTCTACGACTGGGAGGCGGTGGCGCGCGAGGGCTGGCGCTTCTGGATCGAGCGCGTGCGCGGCACGCTCGCGCTGGTGGACCGCATCCGGCTCGACCACTTCCGGGGCTTCGAGGCCTACTGGGAGATCCCCGCCGGCGCGCCCACCGCGGAGCGCGGCCGCTGGGTGCCCGGCCCGGGCGCGAGGCTGTTCGAGGCGCTCCTCCGCGCGCTCGGCCCGCTGCCGTTCGTGGCCGAGAACCTGGGCGTCATCACGCCGGAGGTGGAGGCGCTCCGGCGGCGCTTCGGCCTGCCGGGGATGGCCATCCTGCAGTTCGCGTTCGGGGAGGACCCGCAGGCGCCCACGTTCCAGCCCCACAACTACGCGCCGGACCTGGTCGCGTACACCGGCACGCACGACAACGACACCGTGGCGGGCTGGTGGCGGGGCGGAGCGGGCGACAGCGTCCGGACGGCCGAGGCGGTGGCGCGAGAGAAGGCGTTCGCGCTCGAGTACCTCGGGGTGGACGGGCGCGACGTGCCGGGCGCGATGATCCGCGCGGTGCTCGGGTCCGTTGCCGACACGGCCGTGTTCCCGCTCCAGGACGCGCTGGGCCTCGGCTCGGAGGCGCGCATGAACACGCCCGCCACCCTGGGCGGCAACTGGCGCTGGCGGGTGCGCGAGGACGCGCTCGACGCCGGGCTGGCCGACCGGCTGCGGCGGCTCGCGACCGTGTACGGGCGCGCGCCCGCTCAGGCGGGCTTGCGCAGCTCGAACCAGAAGTAG
- the treS gene encoding maltose alpha-D-glucosyltransferase, protein MAISQRRRAVDPLWFKDAVIYETHVKSFYDSNGDGVGDLRGLVEKLDYLQDLGITCLWLLPFFPSPLRDDGYDIADYKGIHPDYGTVDDFRQLVAAAHARGIRVVVELVVNHTSDQHPWFQRARRAPPGSPERAYYVWSDTDERYRDARIIFTDTEKSNWTWDPEAKQYYWHRFFSHQPDLNFENAVVLGEVLDALRFWAEMGVDGFRLDAVPYLVEQEGTSCENLPGTHELIRRIRAYVDQHFPGRMLLAEANQWPADVRPYFGEGDECHMAFHFPLMPRIFMALRLEDVEPIVEIMRRTPAIPDTCQWALFLRNHDELTLEMVTADERDYMYLAYSQDPRMKLNVGIRRRLAPLVDNSRRRMELLNSLLFSFPGTPIVYYGDELGMGDNIYLHDRNGVRTPMQWSPDRNAGFSRADPGRLYSAPISDAVYGYQAVNVEAQLRDPSSLLHWMRNTIALRKLFRAFGRGTMEFLPVQNRKVLAYVRRHDEDVILCVANVSRFAQPAQLDLSHLEGYVPVEMVGYTEFPRIGRQPYALTLAPYGYFWFELRKPA, encoded by the coding sequence ATGGCGATCTCGCAGCGCAGGCGGGCGGTCGATCCGCTCTGGTTCAAGGACGCGGTCATCTACGAGACGCACGTGAAGTCGTTCTACGACTCCAACGGCGACGGCGTGGGCGACCTGCGCGGGCTGGTGGAGAAGCTCGACTACCTCCAGGACCTCGGCATCACCTGCCTCTGGCTGCTGCCGTTCTTCCCGTCGCCGCTGCGCGACGACGGCTACGACATCGCCGACTACAAGGGCATCCACCCCGACTACGGCACGGTGGACGACTTCCGCCAGCTCGTGGCCGCGGCGCACGCCCGCGGCATCCGCGTGGTGGTGGAGCTGGTGGTGAACCACACCTCCGACCAGCACCCCTGGTTCCAGCGCGCCCGGCGCGCGCCGCCCGGCTCGCCGGAGCGCGCCTACTACGTGTGGAGCGACACCGACGAGCGCTACCGCGACGCCCGCATCATCTTCACCGACACCGAGAAGTCGAACTGGACCTGGGATCCGGAGGCGAAGCAGTACTACTGGCACCGCTTCTTCTCGCACCAGCCGGACCTGAACTTCGAGAACGCCGTGGTGCTCGGCGAGGTGCTGGACGCGCTGCGCTTCTGGGCCGAGATGGGCGTGGACGGCTTCCGGCTGGACGCGGTGCCGTACCTGGTCGAGCAGGAGGGGACGAGCTGCGAGAACCTGCCCGGCACGCACGAGCTGATCCGCCGGATCCGGGCGTACGTGGACCAGCACTTCCCCGGCCGCATGCTGCTCGCCGAGGCGAACCAGTGGCCGGCCGACGTGCGCCCGTACTTCGGCGAGGGCGACGAGTGCCACATGGCGTTCCACTTCCCGCTCATGCCGCGCATCTTCATGGCGCTGCGGCTCGAGGACGTGGAGCCCATCGTCGAGATCATGCGCCGCACCCCGGCCATTCCGGACACCTGCCAGTGGGCGCTGTTCCTGCGCAACCACGACGAGCTGACGCTGGAGATGGTGACCGCCGACGAGCGCGACTACATGTACCTCGCGTACAGCCAGGACCCGCGCATGAAGCTGAACGTCGGGATCCGGCGCCGGCTCGCGCCGCTGGTGGACAACAGCCGCCGGCGCATGGAGCTGCTCAACTCGCTCCTGTTCTCGTTCCCGGGGACGCCCATCGTCTACTACGGCGACGAGCTCGGCATGGGCGACAACATCTACCTCCACGACCGCAACGGCGTGCGCACGCCCATGCAGTGGAGCCCGGACCGGAACGCCGGCTTCTCCCGCGCCGATCCCGGCCGGCTCTACTCCGCGCCCATCTCCGACGCGGTGTACGGGTACCAGGCGGTGAACGTCGAGGCCCAGCTGCGCGACCCGTCCTCGCTGCTGCACTGGATGCGGAACACGATCGCGCTGCGGAAGCTGTTCCGGGCGTTCGGGCGCGGCACCATGGAGTTCCTGCCGGTGCAGAACCGCAAGGTGCTCGCCTACGTCCGCCGCCACGACGAGGACGTGATCCTGTGCGTGGCGAACGTGTCGCGCTTCGCCCAGCCGGCGCAGCTCGACCTCTCCCACCTCGAGGGCTACGTGCCGGTGGAGATGGTCGGGTACACCGAGTTCCCGCGCATCGGGCGGCAGCCCTACGCGCTGACGCTCGCGCCGTACGGCTACTTCTGGTTCGAGCTGCGCAAGCCCGCCTGA